The Candidatus Pantoea soli genome window below encodes:
- the tatE gene encoding twin-arginine translocase subunit TatE yields MEGISIAKLLIIGALIVLLFGTNKLRSLGGDLGSAIKGFKKAMKDDESTATKSSADEVPAERVSHKE; encoded by the coding sequence ATGGAAGGTATCAGTATTGCCAAGCTGCTGATCATCGGTGCGCTCATCGTACTGCTTTTTGGCACCAATAAGTTACGTTCACTGGGTGGCGATCTGGGTTCCGCAATCAAAGGCTTCAAAAAAGCCATGAAAGATGATGAATCCACCGCGACCAAAAGCAGCGCCGATGAGGTGCCTGCTGAGCGCGTCAGCCACAAAGAGTAA
- a CDS encoding GNAT family N-acetyltransferase — MNIREAQARDSFALSALLTELGYRNTERFIDARLAQLSSHPDEVLLVAEYGNQVLGFLSLHFIPQLALAGDFARISYFCIAEGERSKGSGQQLLQHAEQLARARGCDRMEVHCHASRLKANQFYAREGYVESPRYHIKALD; from the coding sequence ATGAACATTCGTGAAGCACAGGCCAGAGACAGTTTCGCCCTTAGCGCGTTATTAACCGAGCTTGGCTACCGCAATACTGAGCGTTTTATTGATGCGCGCCTGGCGCAGCTCAGCAGTCACCCCGATGAGGTGCTGCTGGTCGCGGAATATGGCAATCAGGTGCTGGGCTTTCTGTCGCTGCACTTTATCCCTCAGCTGGCGCTGGCCGGTGATTTTGCACGCATCAGCTATTTTTGCATTGCTGAGGGCGAACGCAGTAAAGGCAGCGGGCAACAGCTGCTGCAGCACGCGGAGCAACTGGCGAGGGCGCGCGGCTGCGATCGTATGGAAGTGCATTGCCATGCTTCCCGCCTCAAAGCTAATCAGTTTTATGCGCGCGAAGGGTACGTTGAATCACCGCGCTATCACATTAAAGCGCTGGATTGA
- a CDS encoding deaminated glutathione amidase, which translates to MKVAMGQFAVSREWQANAAVCTDLMNRSQASGADLLVLPENVLARDNADPDYVLKAAQPLDGPFVSQLRTASRGHLLTTIMSVHVPDGAQKVRNVLIVIRDGEIIAEYVKLHLYDAFAMQESQRVNAGDAVPPLIEVAGMRVGLMTCYDVRFPELARRLALDGADVLVLPSAWVKGPLKEMHWELLTAARALENTCYVVATGECGPRNIGNSLAIDPLGVVIAKAPESAALVFAELDPQRIAYARSVLPVLENRRFAPPELQPR; encoded by the coding sequence ATGAAAGTTGCCATGGGGCAGTTTGCTGTCAGCCGGGAATGGCAGGCAAACGCCGCCGTCTGTACTGATCTGATGAACCGGTCACAGGCCAGCGGCGCCGATTTGCTGGTGCTTCCGGAAAATGTGCTGGCACGCGATAACGCTGACCCGGATTACGTACTGAAGGCTGCCCAGCCGCTTGACGGGCCGTTTGTCAGTCAGCTGCGGACCGCCAGCCGCGGGCATTTGCTCACCACCATTATGAGCGTGCATGTGCCGGACGGCGCGCAGAAAGTCCGCAACGTGCTGATTGTCATTCGCGACGGCGAGATTATCGCTGAATACGTTAAGCTGCACCTCTATGATGCGTTTGCGATGCAGGAGTCGCAGCGCGTGAATGCCGGTGACGCCGTGCCGCCGTTGATTGAGGTGGCCGGCATGCGCGTCGGTCTGATGACCTGCTATGACGTGCGTTTCCCGGAGCTGGCACGCCGTCTGGCGCTGGACGGCGCTGATGTGCTGGTGCTGCCTTCGGCGTGGGTTAAAGGGCCGCTGAAAGAGATGCACTGGGAACTGCTCACCGCCGCGCGGGCGCTGGAAAATACCTGTTATGTGGTAGCGACAGGCGAGTGTGGCCCGCGCAATATTGGTAACAGCCTGGCGATCGACCCGCTTGGCGTGGTGATAGCGAAGGCACCCGAATCCGCCGCGCTGGTGTTTGCGGAGCTCGATCCACAGCGGATCGCCTACGCGCGCAGCGTATTGCCGGTACTGGAAAATCGCCGGTTCGCCCCGCCGGAACTGCAGCCGCGTTAA